A single region of the Fusarium fujikuroi IMI 58289 draft genome, chromosome FFUJ_chr05 genome encodes:
- a CDS encoding probable neutral trehalase (alpha,alpha-trehalose glucohydrolase), with protein sequence MAAPSGHQPRGSDDLGVFDDAKSYYTEERHMNRAGPRTRTYSQNSLMHRFERVNLREPFRRGSHDENSQQNRRFLIQVDSTLESLSLQEDTDGDMQITIEDNGPKVISLRTAASAGHNRFDVRGTYMLSNLLQELTLAKEYGRKQIVLDEARLNENPVDRLSRMIRDHFWENLTRRIDASTVDIAARDPKDWTADPRPRIYIPYRCPRQYEFYKRVAEERPEMRLDVQMLPEKITPDLVRDMNDAPGLLAVDVQEVPEPEHPSGWTLKGMPFVVPGGRFNELYGWDSYMASLGLLINDRVDLAKSMVINFCFCIEHYGKILNATRSYYLCRSQPPFLTDMALRVYEKIKHEPDAKEFLRRSILAAIKEYHSVWMSEPRLDPSTGLSRYRPEGRGVPPETEATHFVHILDPYIKKHKMTFEQFVRAYNHGEVEEPELDEYFMHDRAVRESGHDTSYRLEGVCANLATIDLNSLLFKYETDIARTIRSVFNDRLTMPEEFCAGTPYQPGEVLSSAAWDRRAKRRKLTVDKLMWDEKEGMFFDYDTAKRERCTYESCTTLWALWAGIATPKQAAEMVRKALPKFEAYGGLVSGTEESRGAVGLERPNRQWDYPYGWPPQQMLAWTGLIRYSFTEEAERIAYKWLFMVTKAFVDFHGVVVEKYDVTRPVDPHRVDAEYGNQGLGFRGVNKEGFAWVNASYIYGLQIINAHMRRALGALTPYQTLIRAIEKNEEKTLAGLLAP encoded by the exons ATGGCCGCGCCCTCCGGTCACCAACCTCGCGGTTCTGATGACTTGGGCGTCTTCGACGACGCCAAAAGCTACTATACTGAGGAACGACATATGAACCGCGCGGGACCCCGAACTCGCACCTACTCCCAG AACAGTTTGATGCACCGCTTTGAGAGAGTCAATCTCCGAGAGCCTTTTCGACGCGGCAGCCATG ATGAGAATTCGCAACAGAACCGCCGCTTTTTGATTCAAGTCGATTCAACCCTGGAAAGTCTTTCATTGCAGGAGGACACTGATGGAGACATGCAAATTACGATCGAAGATAATGGTCCCAAAGTTATTTCTCTGCGTACCGCCGCCTCGGCTGGCCACAATCGCTTCGACGTCCGCGGGACTTACATGTTGAGTAACCTCCTGCAGGAGTTGACCTTGGCAAAAGAGTACGGGCGTAAACAGATTGTTCTGGATGAGGCTCGTCTCAACGAGAACCCAGTCGATCGTCTGTCCCGCATGATTCGTGATCATTTCTGGGAGAATTTGACACGACGCATTGATGCATCGACCGTGGATATCGCCGCTCGAGACCCCAAGGATTGGACAGCcgatcctcgtcctcgtaTTTATATCCCGTATCGATGTCCTAGACAATACGAGTTCTACAAGAGAGTCGCTGAAGAGAGGCCAGAAATGCGTCTGGATGTTCAGATGCTACCTGAGAAGATTACCCCTGATTTGGTTCGCGACATGAATGATGCCCCTGGTCTTCTGGCCGTGGATGTTCAAGAAGTTCCAGAGCCAGAACACCCTTCAGGATGGACCCTCAAGGGCATGCCTTTCGTTGTCCCAGGTGGCCGTTTCAACGAGCTTTACGGCTGGGACAGTTATATGGCATCTCTAGGTCTTCTTATCAACGATCGCGTCGACCTGGCCAAGTCGATGGTCATCAATTTCTGCTTCTGCATTGAGCACTATGGCAAGATACTGAACGCTACTCGATCCTACTACCTTTGCCGGTCACAGCCTCCTTTCTTGACTGACATGGCCCTTCGTGTTTATGAAAAGATCAAGCACGAGCCCGATGCCAAGGAATTCCTCCGACGATCTATTCTAGCCGCCATCAAGGAGTATCATAGTGTTTGGATGTCAGAGCCTCGACTAGACCCCAGCACAGGTCTCTCGAGATACCGGCCCGAAGGTCGTGGAGTGCCTCCTGAGACGGAGGCCACTCATTTTGTGCATATTCTTGACCCTTatatcaagaagcacaaaATGACATTCGAACAATTCGTTCGAGCATACAACCACGGCGAAGTTGAGGAGCCTGAGCTCGATGAATACTTCATGCACGACCGTGCCGTGAGAGAGTCGGGCCATGACACATCCTACCGCCTTGAGGGTGTTTGCGCAAACCTGGCGACAATTGATCTCAACTCTCTCTTGTTCAAATATGAAACTGACATTGCACGAACTATTCGTAGTGTTTTCAATGACAGGCTTACGATGCCTGAGGAGTTTTGCGCTGGTACACCTTACCAGCCTGGTGAGGTTCTGTCGTCAGCTGCTTGGGACCGACGAGCCAAGCGGCGCAAGCTCACAGTGGACAAGCTGATgtgggatgagaaggagggcaTGTTCTTTGACTATGATACCGCAAAGCGTGAACGCTGCACGTATGAGTCCTGCACAACTCTCTGGGCTCTGTGGGCAGGCATTGCTACTCCCAAGCAAGCGGCTGAAATGGTTCGCAAAGCTCTTCCCAAGTTCGAGGCGTACGGCGGCCTGGTATCAGGAACGGAGGAATCGCGTGGAGCGGTCGGCCTCGAACGGCCTAACAGACAATGGGATTACCCCTACGGCTGGCCTCCACAGCAAATGCTGGCCTGGACGGGTCTGATTCGTTATAGCTTCACGGAGGAAGCAGAGCGAATTGCTTACAAGTGGCTCTTCATGGTAACCAAGGCTTTTGTCGATTTCCATGGTGTAGTGGTCGAGAAGTACGATGTCACCCGGCCAGTCGATCCTCACCGAGTTGATGCGGAATACGGCAACCAGGGTCTTGGTTTCCGAGGCGTCAACAAGGAAGG ATTCGCATGGGTTAACGCCAGTTACATTTACGGACTTCAAATCATCAACGCGCACATGCGCAGGGCACTTGGAGCACTGACGCCGTATCAAACATTGATCAGGGCGATTGAAaagaatgaggagaagacgCTGGCTGGTCTGCTTGCTCCATAG